The proteins below come from a single Garra rufa chromosome 3, GarRuf1.0, whole genome shotgun sequence genomic window:
- the LOC141330807 gene encoding myomesin-1-like has protein sequence MSGSIPFYQKHHRHYDRGYRSRETQSAISQYQQSSSTYSSQSSKSTKGIRAATYTALDEGGVSPLPKRAKPTYLAMDKENQIIGYVVPIFRGSHEFASGLSDTEEARAKESAGYLARRDLFASGVESERIEHKSRRTVMRESAERISLSKRVSGDPSAVPKHITHSCCG, from the exons ATGTCAGGATCGATACCGTTCTACCAGAAACACCACCGCCACTATGATCGCGGCTACCGTAGCCGGGAGACGCAGTCTGCTATCAGCCAATACCAGCAGAGCTCTAGTACTTactcttcccaaagcagcaaaagCACCAAGGG TATCAGAGCTGCCACATACACGGCTCTAGATGAAGGCGGGGTGAGTCCTCTGCCTAAGAGAGCCAAACCAACCTATCTGGCAATGGACAAGGAGAACCAGATCATCGGTTATGTGGTGCCCATCTTCAGGGGCAG TCATGAGTTTGCAAGCGGCCTATCAGACACTGAGGAAGCGCGTGCTAAAGAGAGTGCTGGCTATCTGGCTCGCCGTGACCTATTCGCTAGCGGCGTGGAGTCGGAGCGCATCGAACACAAGTCCCGCAGAACCGTCATGAGGGAGTCTGCAGAGCGAATCTCGCTTAGCAAGAGGGTTAGTGGAGATCCTAGTGCTGTTCCTAAACACATAACTCACTCGTGCTGTGGTTAG